Below is a window of bacterium DNA.
CACGTCACCCGGAATGCAGAGCGCAGCATACGTGAGCAGGGAGGAAAGCAGGTTCCGATCGAGATCGGCAGTGACGTCTGGATAGGCAGCAATGCTGTCATCCTCCAGGGCGTAAACATCGGCGATCACGCCGTCGTCGCCGCAAACGCCACCGTGACGAAGGACGTCCCGGAATACGCCGTGGTCGCGGGCACTCCCGCACGTGTGATCCGCGACAGGAGGGAGGAACGATGACCGTTGCACGCACGGACTTCAGCGATCGCGAACTCCTCTCCTGGTGGCAGTCCGCGTATGACAACAATCGCCTGCTGCGCAACACCTTCTTTCAATCTCCCACCTGGAATCATGGCTGGCACCGGTGCTTCGTGGAAAATGACGCGCGGCGGGAACTTCTGCTGCTGCGGATTGACGACAGCCATGGTATCGCGGCTGTCGCGCCGCTGTTTCTGCAGCAGCGCAGGACGGCCGGATTCGCCGTCTGGCGCTATGTGCTTTTTCTCGCCGACAGGTTGGCGCAGTACACCGATCTCGTCACGACGCGAAGCGATGTGGCGGAACTGTGGAAGGTTGTCCGCTCCTGGATCGCTGCCGAGCTGCCTGATACGTGGATTCAGCTGCACGACATCCTGCCTGAATCCTCAGCAAAGACGGCGGGAATTCATCCCGATGAAATTCTGCATGGTGATCCGTACCTGCGGCTCGTTCTTGAAGGACGCGATGAGGATTCTTTCCTGCAGCACTGCGCACCGCATATGCAACGGGAGATTTCCCGCGCCCGCAGACGCTTTGAAGCGGAAACAGACCTGACCTGGGAAGCCGTTTCCTCACCAACTCCAGCACTCGTCGAATCACTCATCTCTCTGAACCGTGCCCGCTTCGGATCAGCATCATGGTTTGAAGCCGCACAGGCGCGGGATTTTTTTCACAGTGTCTGCGCCAGGGCGGGCAGTGATGTCCTGTTCACGGTCCTCCGTCATCGAAGCGCCGTCATTCATGTCATGTGCAGCTACGTCCACGACAGTGAAATGCTGTATGTGCTTTCTGGAATGAACGAGGATTGGAAACGGCTGAGTCCGGGAAGCATGAATCTCGACCTGAGCATCCGTCACGCCCTGCGCTCCGGATACCGCGGCTTCGACTTTCTGCGCGGTGACGAAGCATACAAGAGGGAATTCAATCCCGCAGAGCGACGCAGCGAGCACTGGGTATTGCATACAGGCACAAGTGCGCGGCGGTATCGGCTGGCGACAGGATTGCGCCGCGCCGCCGGTATCGTGCAGGGAGGAGGCGCATGAAGCTGTTTTCCCGTCAGAGCCTGCGCTTCTACCGGCGAAGCTGTTTTCCCGTTGTGCTGCTGACGGGAAATCCATCCTATACGATACTCGGAGCGGATGATTTTCCATGGGACGCGCATCCATTGCAGGAGTTTCTCGGTGTGTACCGCGAACGTTTCGCGCGTGGGGATCGCGCGCTGCTCGGTCATGATAATGGCGCGATTGTATTCAGTGCCTGGATCTGTTCAGGTACCCTTGAGATCGATGAGCTCAACTACACGTGGCACATCCCGGAAGGGGACGCCGTTGCGTATGACTGCATCACCATGTCCGAACATCGTGGCAAGGGGATATACACTGCCGCGCTCAGGCGTGTAAGTGGACTGCTGGCAGAGGAGGGCGTGCAGCATCTCTGGATTTATGTCGATGAAGCGAACACGGCATCCCGGCGTGGCATTGAGCATGCGGACTTCGAATACCACGGCAGCATCACATCGCGGCGCATCCTAGGCCGCGTCTCGCTTGAGGGCAGCGTACCGGGAGTGAACGCATGATCGGGGTTCGTCAGTTGATGGACTATTTCACGGGGCGCAGGCTGCGTCTGCGTGTGCGTCAGATCGCGGCGCTGGCCGGGAACAGCAATGTGACGGTGTACCCGGTTCCGCTTGTTTTCGACGGACCGCCGCAGCGGGTCCTTGTGCTCACGCCGCACGCCGATGACGAAACGTTCGGCATGGGTGGGAGCCTGCAGCTGCATCGTGAGAGGGGAGACGACATTCACGTCCTGCTCTTTTCCGACAATGCAGCATCCATCGACGCCCCCGGAATGGCGACCGCAGAGAAAATCTCCCTTCGGGCGGAAGAGTTTGCAGCGGCCATGCAGGCACAGGGGATTTCCTCGCATCAGCATTTGCAACTCGGGAACCGCGACTTCGAAAAGGACGTATACCCGGAAGCGCTTTTTCAGTGCGTGATTGAGAAAGAACCCGAGGTTTTGTATCTTCCTTCGTTATTCGATAATCACCATGATCATCGGGTGCTGAATATCTGGTTACTGCGGGCGTTACGGACACCGTCCGGCGTTCGCCCCCTTATCAGAGGATTCGAAGTCTGGAGTCCGCTTCCTGCAACTGCCGTTACTGATATCACGCAACACATCGAAATCAAGCGCAAGGCAATGCGCTGCTACGCGAGCCAGCAGGAGGCCATCGACTACGCGCATCACATTGAAGGACTCAATGCATACCGTGCGATGACATTTGGTGAGAAGAAGACGCGATACGCCGAAGCATTTCTTGAATTGCCTGCAGATGCGTATCTTGACCTCGTAGAAACAACATTGCTTCAGTAGATCCCTGAATACGTTCCCAGGAGGAATTTCAATGCGGAAATCGTCGAAAGCGTTTATGAGCATCATCTTGGCAGTCACGGCCTTTGTTTTTTGCACAGTGCAGGTGGATGCCCAGATCGGTCAGAACCTTGTGATCAACAGGTTCGTCTCCGATCCTGACAACATCGAAACGCATGTGGTGATCAGCGACGTCGACGGCGTCGGTCCCAATCTGAAAATCACCATCTACAACGAGGAAGGCCGACTGGTGTACGAGCGTTATGAGACGCTGAACGCATTCGGGAAAATCAACTACAATCCTCTGACCTACCTGAACGCCTATCAGCATGGCTACAATCAGAACCCCAAGTTCACCGGTACCGTGCGCATCGAAAGTGACGGTGGCAATATCGCCGGACAGTACTGGGAAAAATACCGCAATATCGATCAGGCGTATCTGAACATCGCGGTGCCTGCAGCAGACGGCAAGGGATATGACAAGCTGGTGTGTCAGCACTTTGTCAGTGACAAGTCCGTCAACAGCCAGATCATCGTCAGCAACACCGAGGCAGCGCGTCCTGTGACCGTGGATGTGAAATTCTACAGTGATAACGGCGGGCTGGTCGGTGTCGAGAAGCGCGT
It encodes the following:
- a CDS encoding acyltransferase, with the protein product MFISQHCTVSGSVRIGDDTLIGGFVTIIDGNHVTRNAERSIREQGGKQVPIEIGSDVWIGSNAVILQGVNIGDHAVVAANATVTKDVPEYAVVAGTPARVIRDRREER
- a CDS encoding GNAT family N-acetyltransferase yields the protein MTVARTDFSDRELLSWWQSAYDNNRLLRNTFFQSPTWNHGWHRCFVENDARRELLLLRIDDSHGIAAVAPLFLQQRRTAGFAVWRYVLFLADRLAQYTDLVTTRSDVAELWKVVRSWIAAELPDTWIQLHDILPESSAKTAGIHPDEILHGDPYLRLVLEGRDEDSFLQHCAPHMQREISRARRRFEAETDLTWEAVSSPTPALVESLISLNRARFGSASWFEAAQARDFFHSVCARAGSDVLFTVLRHRSAVIHVMCSYVHDSEMLYVLSGMNEDWKRLSPGSMNLDLSIRHALRSGYRGFDFLRGDEAYKREFNPAERRSEHWVLHTGTSARRYRLATGLRRAAGIVQGGGA
- a CDS encoding GNAT family N-acetyltransferase; the protein is MKLFSRQSLRFYRRSCFPVVLLTGNPSYTILGADDFPWDAHPLQEFLGVYRERFARGDRALLGHDNGAIVFSAWICSGTLEIDELNYTWHIPEGDAVAYDCITMSEHRGKGIYTAALRRVSGLLAEEGVQHLWIYVDEANTASRRGIEHADFEYHGSITSRRILGRVSLEGSVPGVNA
- a CDS encoding PIG-L family deacetylase — translated: MIGVRQLMDYFTGRRLRLRVRQIAALAGNSNVTVYPVPLVFDGPPQRVLVLTPHADDETFGMGGSLQLHRERGDDIHVLLFSDNAASIDAPGMATAEKISLRAEEFAAAMQAQGISSHQHLQLGNRDFEKDVYPEALFQCVIEKEPEVLYLPSLFDNHHDHRVLNIWLLRALRTPSGVRPLIRGFEVWSPLPATAVTDITQHIEIKRKAMRCYASQQEAIDYAHHIEGLNAYRAMTFGEKKTRYAEAFLELPADAYLDLVETTLLQ